The Accipiter gentilis chromosome 7, bAccGen1.1, whole genome shotgun sequence genome includes a region encoding these proteins:
- the SDF2L1 gene encoding stromal cell-derived factor 2-like protein 1: MRERGRAEGGRGLAVRGAGAGRLAGPAEAVRKRAPRRAAGWRRCRPGCGAMRGGCRLFPLLLLALLRGLCHGREPAPGAVTCGSVLKLLNTRHSVRLHSHEVKYGSGSGQQSVTGVEASDDANSYWRIRGKSDGSCQRGTPVKCGQAIRLTHVNTGKNLHTHHFPSPLSNNQEVSAFGDDGEGDDLDIWIVQCSGTYWEREDAVRFKHVGTEVFLSITGEQYGHPIRGQREVHGMPTANHHNYWKAMEGVFIKPSTDPAKHDEL; this comes from the exons ATGCGAGAGCGAGGCCGAGCAGAGGGCGGGCGGGGATTGGCCGTCCGCGGTGCTGGCGCGGGTCGATTGGCCGGGCCCGCGGAGGCGGTGCGGAAGCGCGCTCCGCGGAGGGCGGCGGGGTGGCGGCGGTGCCGGCCGGGCTGCGGCGCGATGAGGGGCGGCTGCCGCCTCTTCCCGCTCCTGCTCCTGGCGCTGCTACGCGGGCTGTGTCACGGCAGGGAGCCGGCGCCGGGCGCTGTTACCTGCGGGTCGGTGCTGAAGCTGCTCAACACCCGCCACAGCGTGCGGCTCCACTCGCACGAGGTCAAGTACGGCTCCG GAAGCGGGCAACAGTCAGTGACAGGAGTTGAAGCTTCAGATGATGCCAACAGTTACTGGCGGATTCGTGGGAAGAGCGATGGCAGCTGCCAACGCGGAACACCAGTGAAATGTGGGCAAGCTATACGACTTACCCATGttaacacaggaaaaaatttACACACTCATCACTTCCCATCACCACTCTCCAATAACCAA GAAGTAAGTGCCTTTGGTGATGATGGCGAAGGAGATGACCTCGATATATGGATTGTGCAATGCAGTGGGACTTACTGGGAGCGGGAGGATGCAGTGCGCTTCAAGCACGTAGGAACTGAGGTGTTCCTTTCAATAACAGGGGAACAGTATGGCCATCCCATTAGAGGCCAACGGGAAGTTCATGGCATGCCTACTGCTAATCATCACAACTATTGGAAAGCAATGGAGGGAGTCTTCATCAAACCCAGTACGGACCCTGCAAAACATGATGAGCTCTGA